A region of Paraburkholderia sp. BL23I1N1 DNA encodes the following proteins:
- a CDS encoding ABC transporter permease — MTLPSDTSALGNKERSSGLRARVFKPAALQKLLAFGSLILLLVFFSFASPAFMQMDNMLGILQATAVNGVLAIACTFVIITGGIDLSVGTLMTFTAVICGVFLTYWHLPMWTGVLAAIGTGAICGTISGTLTAKMKIPPFIATLGMMLLLKGLSLVVSADKPIYFSDTENFYRISQDSLIGYVLPSLPVPNAVLILFFLAVTSSITLNRTALGRYTFALGSNEEAVRLSGVNVDRWKIAIYGLAGAICGVAGLLIASRLNSAQPALGQGYELEAIAAVVIGGTSLSGGAGTILGTIIGAFIMSVLTNGLRIMSVAQEWQIVVTGLIIILAVYADILRRKKS; from the coding sequence ATGACACTGCCATCGGATACGTCGGCGCTGGGTAACAAGGAACGATCCTCGGGCCTGAGAGCCCGCGTTTTCAAGCCGGCCGCTCTGCAAAAACTGCTGGCCTTCGGGAGCCTGATCCTCCTGCTGGTCTTTTTCAGCTTCGCGTCTCCCGCGTTCATGCAGATGGACAACATGCTCGGGATTCTGCAGGCGACGGCGGTCAATGGCGTTCTGGCGATCGCCTGCACGTTCGTCATCATCACCGGCGGCATCGATTTGTCCGTCGGCACGTTGATGACATTCACGGCGGTGATTTGCGGCGTATTTCTGACCTATTGGCATTTGCCGATGTGGACCGGCGTGCTTGCCGCGATTGGAACGGGCGCGATCTGCGGGACCATTTCGGGCACGCTCACGGCGAAAATGAAAATACCGCCGTTCATTGCCACCTTGGGCATGATGCTGCTGCTGAAAGGTCTTTCGCTCGTCGTCTCGGCCGACAAGCCGATCTATTTCAGCGACACCGAAAACTTCTACAGAATCTCGCAGGATTCGCTGATCGGCTATGTGCTGCCGAGCCTGCCGGTGCCGAATGCGGTTCTGATTCTGTTTTTCCTGGCGGTCACGAGTTCGATCACGCTTAATCGCACGGCGCTCGGTCGCTACACATTTGCACTCGGCAGCAACGAAGAAGCCGTTCGCCTTTCCGGCGTGAATGTCGACCGGTGGAAGATCGCTATTTATGGTCTCGCTGGCGCAATTTGCGGCGTCGCCGGGTTGCTGATCGCCTCGCGCCTGAATTCGGCTCAGCCGGCGCTCGGGCAAGGCTATGAACTTGAAGCGATCGCCGCCGTGGTGATAGGCGGAACTTCGCTCAGCGGCGGCGCGGGCACGATTCTGGGAACGATCATCGGCGCGTTCATTATGAGCGTGCTGACCAACGGCCTGCGCATCATGTCCGTCGCTCAGGAATGGCAGATCGTGGTGACCGGCCTCATCATCATTCTCGCGGTGTATGCCGATATTTTGCGGCGCAAGAAAAGCTGA
- a CDS encoding sugar ABC transporter ATP-binding protein: MTPLISVKRLNKSFPGVRALHEVQFELMAGEVHALMGENGAGKSTLMKILAGVYTRDTGEILYDGQPVEFLSPREAQAMGVGIIHQELQLMNHLTVAQNMFIGREPRGRFGLFLDEDKLNAQAHDILARMHVNLDPRAVVSTLTVARQQMVEIAKALSFDSRVLIMDEPTSALNDAEIAELFRIIRELKNRGVGIIYISHKMDELTQIADCVTVLRDGEYVATVTARDTSVEAIIGMMVGRTLTDVTPSHNTAGQGEIALEVKHLNAGPLVRGVSFTLRKGEILGFAGLMGAGRTEVARAVFGADPIESGDIVVRGVKATIRKPSDAVARGIGYLSEDRKRFGLATGMNVESNIVMSNLRKFLSLNFFLRRAEIRRTASHFISLLAIRTPSSTQEVRLLSGGNQQKIVVAKWLERDCDVLFFDEPTRGIDVGAKSEIYKLLRSLAEQGKAIVMISSELPEILRMSDRIVVMCEGRITGELSATEATQERIMQLATQRETLKAA, translated from the coding sequence ATGACCCCACTCATTTCCGTCAAAAGGCTCAACAAGAGCTTTCCCGGCGTGCGGGCGCTTCACGAAGTCCAGTTCGAGCTCATGGCGGGCGAAGTCCATGCGCTGATGGGCGAGAACGGCGCCGGCAAGTCGACGCTGATGAAAATCCTCGCCGGCGTCTACACCCGGGATACGGGCGAAATCCTCTATGACGGCCAGCCGGTCGAGTTCCTGAGCCCGCGCGAGGCGCAGGCCATGGGTGTCGGCATCATTCATCAGGAACTCCAGTTGATGAATCATCTGACCGTCGCCCAGAATATGTTTATCGGCCGCGAGCCGCGCGGACGCTTCGGCCTGTTCCTCGACGAAGACAAGCTCAACGCACAGGCGCACGACATTCTTGCCCGCATGCATGTCAATCTCGATCCGCGCGCGGTTGTCAGCACCCTCACCGTGGCCAGGCAGCAGATGGTCGAGATCGCCAAGGCTTTGTCTTTCGACTCGCGCGTCCTGATCATGGACGAGCCCACCTCGGCGCTCAACGACGCCGAGATCGCCGAACTCTTTCGCATCATCCGCGAGCTGAAGAACCGGGGCGTGGGCATCATCTATATCTCCCACAAGATGGACGAGTTGACGCAGATTGCCGACTGCGTCACCGTGTTGCGCGACGGCGAATATGTGGCCACCGTCACCGCGAGGGATACCAGCGTCGAAGCGATCATCGGCATGATGGTCGGGCGAACGCTGACCGACGTCACGCCGTCTCACAACACGGCAGGCCAAGGCGAGATCGCGCTCGAAGTCAAGCATCTGAACGCCGGCCCGCTTGTCAGGGGCGTGAGCTTCACGCTGCGCAAAGGCGAAATATTGGGCTTTGCCGGCTTGATGGGGGCCGGTCGCACCGAGGTCGCGCGCGCGGTGTTCGGCGCCGATCCGATCGAATCGGGCGACATTGTCGTGCGCGGCGTGAAGGCAACGATCAGGAAGCCGAGCGATGCGGTGGCGCGCGGCATCGGCTATCTCTCGGAAGATAGGAAGCGCTTCGGCCTTGCGACCGGCATGAACGTCGAATCGAACATCGTGATGTCCAACTTGCGCAAATTCCTGTCGCTCAACTTTTTCTTGCGGCGCGCCGAAATACGCCGGACAGCCTCCCATTTCATCAGTCTGCTTGCCATTCGTACACCTTCCTCGACCCAGGAAGTGCGGCTTCTCTCGGGCGGCAATCAGCAGAAAATTGTCGTGGCGAAATGGCTCGAACGCGACTGCGACGTGCTCTTCTTCGACGAGCCGACGCGCGGCATCGACGTCGGCGCGAAGAGCGAGATCTACAAGCTCCTGCGCTCGCTCGCCGAGCAGGGTAAGGCGATCGTGATGATCTCGTCGGAACTGCCGGAAATATTGCGCATGAGCGACCGCATCGTCGTGATGTGCGAGGGTCGTATTACCGGCGAACTTTCAGCAACCGAGGCGACACAGGAGCGCATCATGCAACTGGCGACGCAGCGCGAAACCTTAAAAGCGGCGTGA
- a CDS encoding ABC transporter substrate-binding protein: MLKGRLIGVVVGVGALIGGASVTHAQDTYIPLISKGFQHQFWQAVKSGAEQSAKEHNVRITFEGPETEAMVDKQIDMLSAALAKKPQALGIAALDSKAAIPLLKRAQAAKIPVIAFDSGVDSDIPLTTCATDNLAAAALAADKMAEAIGNAGEVGLVVHDQTSRTGIDRRDGFLNEMKAKHPNIKIVSVQYGGGDHLKSAEIAKTMIQANPNLKGIFGANEGSAEGAAIGVKESGKKLVLIGYDSGKEQKDDINSGLMAGAITQNPVGIGKCVVDSAVKALKGEKLPKKVDTGFYWYDKSNMTDPKIAAVLYD; this comes from the coding sequence ATGTTGAAAGGAAGACTAATCGGTGTCGTGGTCGGCGTTGGCGCGCTCATTGGCGGGGCGAGTGTGACGCACGCGCAAGACACCTACATCCCGCTGATCTCGAAAGGCTTCCAGCACCAGTTCTGGCAGGCGGTCAAATCCGGCGCGGAACAGTCGGCCAAGGAGCATAACGTCAGGATCACCTTCGAGGGTCCGGAAACCGAGGCCATGGTCGACAAGCAGATCGACATGCTCTCGGCCGCGCTTGCCAAGAAGCCCCAGGCGCTGGGCATCGCCGCGCTCGATAGCAAGGCTGCCATTCCGCTGTTGAAGCGGGCACAGGCCGCCAAAATACCCGTTATCGCCTTCGACTCCGGCGTCGACAGCGACATTCCGCTGACCACCTGTGCGACCGACAATCTTGCCGCGGCCGCGCTCGCCGCCGACAAGATGGCGGAGGCGATCGGCAATGCCGGGGAGGTCGGTCTGGTGGTGCACGACCAGACGAGCCGCACCGGCATCGATCGTCGCGACGGCTTCCTGAACGAGATGAAAGCGAAGCACCCGAACATCAAGATCGTCTCGGTTCAGTATGGCGGCGGCGACCACTTGAAGTCGGCGGAAATCGCCAAGACGATGATCCAGGCCAACCCCAACCTCAAGGGCATTTTCGGCGCGAACGAAGGCTCGGCTGAAGGCGCCGCGATCGGCGTCAAGGAGTCGGGCAAGAAACTCGTGCTGATCGGCTACGACTCTGGCAAGGAGCAGAAGGACGACATCAATTCGGGCTTGATGGCTGGCGCGATCACGCAGAACCCGGTCGGCATCGGCAAATGTGTGGTCGACTCCGCGGTGAAGGCGCTGAAGGGCGAGAAGCTGCCCAAGAAGGTCGACACGGGCTTCTACTGGTACGACAAGAGCAATATGACCGATCCCAAGATCGCCGCCGTACTCTACGATTGA